The Equus przewalskii isolate Varuska chromosome 5, EquPr2, whole genome shotgun sequence genome window below encodes:
- the BCS1L gene encoding mitochondrial chaperone BCS1 → MPLSDFVLALKDNPYFGAGFGLVGVGTALALARKGAQLGLVAFRRHYMITLEVPARDRSYAWLLSWLTRHSTRTQHLSVETSYLQHESGHISTKFEFVPSPGNHFIWYQGKWIRVERSRQMQMIDLQTGTPWESVTFTALGTDRKVFFNILEEARELALQQEEGKTVMYTAMGSEWRPFGYPRRRRPLSSVVLEQGLADRIVRDIREFIDNPKWYTDRGIPYRRGYLLYGPPGCGKSSFITALAGELEHSICLLSLTDSSLSDDRLNHLLSVAPQQSLVLLEDVDAAFLSRDLAAENPVKYQGLGRLTFSGLLNALDGVASTEARIVFMTTNHVDRLDPALIRPGRVDLKEYVGYCSHWQLTQMFQRFYPGQAPSLAEAFAERVLQATTQISPAHVQGYFMLYKNDPAGAVHNAESLRR, encoded by the exons ATGCCCCTCTCAGACTTTGTTCTGGCCCTGAAGGACAATCCTTACTTTGGGGCTGGATTTGGGCTGGTGGGTGTGGGcacagccctggccctggcccggAAGGGTGCCCAGCTGGGGCTGGTGGCATTCCGGCGCCATTACATGATCACACTGGAAGTCCCTGCTCGAGACAGGAGCTATGCCTGGTTGCTTAGCTGGCTCACCCGCCACAGTACCCGGACTCAGCACCTCAGTGTCGAGACTTCATACCTTCAGCATGAGAGTGGCCACATCTCCACGAAGTTTGAATTTGTTCCTAGCCCTGGAAACCACTTTATCTG GTATCAGGGGAAATGGATCCGAGTGGAACGAAGCCGACAGATGCAGATGATAGACCTGCAGACTGGGACTCCTTGGGAATCTGTTACCTTCACAGCTCTGGGCACTGACCGCAAAGTTTTCTTCAACATCCTGGAGGAAG CTCGAGAGCTAGCCttgcagcaggaggaagggaagacagtGATGTACACAGCCATGGGCTCTGAATGGCGTCCCTTTGGCTATCCACGCCGCCGCCGCCCACTGAGTTCTGTGGTTCTAGAACAGGGTCTGGCTGACCGAATTGTCAGAGACATCCGGGAATTCATCGATAACCCTAAGTGGTACACTGACAGAG GCATTCCCTACAGACGTGGCTATCTGCTTTATGGGCCCCCTGGTTGCGGAAAGAGCAGTTTTAT CACAGCCCTGGCTGGGGAACTGGAGCACAGCATCTGTCTCCTGAGTCTGACAGACTCCAGCCTCTCCGATGACCGGCTCAACCACCTGCTGAGTGTGGCCCCACAGCAGAGCCTGGTGCTCCTGGAGGATGTGGATGCTGCCTTTCTCAGTCGAGACCTGGCTGCAGAGA ATCCAGTGAAGTACCAAGGTCTAGGTCGTCTCACCTTCAGTGGACTGCTCAATGCCTTGGATGGTGTGGCTTCCACCGAGGCACGCATTGTGTTCATGACCACCAACCATGTTGACAG GCTGGACCCTGCCCTGATACGCCCTGGGCGAGTAGACCTGAAGGAGTACGTGGGCTACTGCTCACACTGGCAGCTGACCCAGATGTTCCAGAGGTTCTATCCAGGGCAAGCACCTTCCTTGGCTGAGGCCTTTGCAGAACGTGTCCTTCAAGCTACAACTCAGATCAGTCCTGCCCACGTGCAGGGCTACTTCATGCTGTATAAAAATGACCCTGCAGGGGCAGTCCACAATGCTgagtccctgaggaggtga